The Drosophila biarmipes strain raj3 chromosome 2L, RU_DBia_V1.1, whole genome shotgun sequence genome has a window encoding:
- the LOC108027848 gene encoding transmembrane protein 94 isoform X1: protein MAARRPESPEKRTSPEHGQRGLTTKVALRRLHEEIERVLLEHERLYAAESSYRKLRAAFVKRYDSPLGWLSIGASLLASGALLITGMLWPALCLLAILSLDLFVVVRENNLRRTEIFRKTRHALAELQLAEQHFCGDWQQANYPHLSNPMSPCVSLQWTYRDGKIVNLPWALLVRGDHIVLRPGHISPGPCQELESNKSFSANEIYGAAPHGDPPVKPVARPPLPDLVCCLESTPYLDNLTVCLKNSLKRPPTIYNQQRYLLVTKYIQQWGFISALVITLISGLLRLHGYGLPTDEKHNWRFVLIESPAAAIIPLLPLIFPLMWISMNLWGIARLQCFLKTPQVALERSTSKSFEEDLDTPSYDYQNVSMLRSNVFRIWMQLWRGDSELLPRSANLVQVLGSISALCCVDKKGILSWPNPTAEKVFFLHNTDEESREDGAGSQSSSTSESDDVPDVDEDHKERGIVAEVLDLTHDQHCPFRLEFDDHEWKAHIKSLKPLGLAILLNTCSPLTHEHYAQFCGHVTAVAMLDKDLVPVTNRYAYALIESSKSFLHGRCLCELAKQIGFTDHATDRFALEGQLASYRHLQPDVVRRDIRFARQLQLSTKVKVPFPHSLSVVMRENPGGYLSLFTQGTADIILDCCDDFWDGIDLRPLSPQDRKRALDFYQRSALTSYCTAFAYRPLRHGIHGALSGPQRSGGECLYLELPPESKLRMQHVDKTHCDFQGGHHVKLSHSISTDSLLFSESKDDECNDVEGCFEMQCHQVFIGMVTMQYQAQNDIVRLVEHLERACIRFVHFSKENELRSRVFSEKMGLESGWNCHISLLSEPEPDSEKDRATAKAKELPEHIGKPQATTSTTATTTTTDHENNHHPSAKVMYISPPAPAPATASVSESESIPAAKTTEIVGDGPEISYLLGPPNNLESSKTLSSSAPGAISNPDECNPMNAALDSEDPHCPEGGSSKDSSHDSSPKKTVPGDSELDAEPDPSKHNQRHSLDSAMDENCRSLSTLTESTDQSAPINFDMSNRAKLPRGIENIRPHLEQVDNVPLQVSLFTDCSAEATRQMLDIMQSYGEIVVCLGSSASNANADIFLQADCSIAVEPLYPQVCQDVDAYTEANIQHNKLLWQRQSGKSKGNDDEELLEGGLQGCAMQSPAHTISPLYLSRLLNSLPCSIAVCRDDPLSLVAIIELSRRFSLGLWNCIQYWACCAGSISILNVLCACLSLPPLLTPLLDIYLMCVPVPLIAISLAHIDVDPKIMNRATSKKQTDYDTRAFAFVMWCYGCKFIVLVVSLLVSYWMFLSEPHLSATAEATEAPELEIDDDDDQDFYQFLYFARSTALLGIILHFVFISFTFVHRDYALWQRNPFTNRIWAVTCLLLVLFHGVICAVQLILEDFWEQLPNLWVALLVLFGGSLLSMLVSELAKFQENKVNARYQRRARLDFGTKLGMNSPF, encoded by the exons ATGGCAGCAAGGCGGCCGGAAAGTCCGGAAAAGCGGACGAGTCCGGAGCATGGGCAGCGCGGTCTCACCACAAAGGTGGCGCTGCGGCGTCTACATGAAGAGATTGAACGGGTGCTGCTGGAGCACGAGCGGCTGTACGCCGCCGAGAG CTCCTATCGAAAGTTGCGGGCGGCTTTTGTGAAGCGCTACGACAGCCCACTGGGCTGGCTCTCCATTGGGGCCAGTCTACTGGCCAGTGGAGCACTTCTCATCACCGGCATGCTGTGGCCCGCCCTATGCCTGCTGGCCATCTTATCGCTAGACCTTTTCGTGGTGGTCCGGGAGAACAACCTGCGTCGCACAGAGATTTTCCGGAAGACGCGACATGCCCTGGCGGAACTACAATTGGCGGAGCAGCACTTCTGCGGAGACTGGCAGCAGGCCAACTATCCGCACCTTAGCAATCCAATGTCGCCCTGCGTTTCCCTGCAGTGGACCTATCGGGATGGAAAAATTGTGAACCTGCCCTGGGCCCTCTTGGTGCGAGGCGATCACATCGTCCTGCGTCCGGGGCACATTTCTCCCGGTCCCTGTCAAGAACTGGAATCGAACAAATCCTTTTCGGCCAATGAAATCTATGGAGCAGCTCCCCATGGCGATCCTCCCGTTAAGCCAGTGGCTCGCCCTCCGCTGCCTGATCTCGTTTGCTGTTTAGAGAGCACACCCTACCTGGACAACCTTACCGTTTGCCTCAAGAACTCCCTTAAGCGACCACCCACCATCTACAATCAGCAGCGCTATCTG CTGGTCACCAAGTACATTCAGCAGTGGGGCTTCATTAGTGCCCTGGTTATCACGCTCATCTCGGGACTGCTACGCCTCCATGGGTACGGCCTGCCCACCGACGAGAAGCACAACTGGCGCTTTGTGCTCATCGAATCCCCAGCGGCCGCCATTATTCCGCTGTTGCCCCTGATCTTTCCGCTCATGTGGATATCCATGAATCTGTGGGGCATCGCGCGTCTGCAGTGCTTCCTAAAAACGCCACAGGTCGCACTGGAGAGGAGCACAAGCAAGTCGTTCGAGGAGGACCTGGACACGCCATCATACGATTATCAGAATGTGTCGATGCTTCGTTCCAATGTTTTTCGCATCTGGATGCAGCTGTGGCGGGGCGACAGTGAACTCTTGCCTCGCTCAGCCAATCTCGTACAGGTGCTGGGGTCCATTTCGGCGCTTTGCTGTGTGGACAAGAAGGGCATTCTGTCGTGGCCCAACCCCACAGCGGAGAAGGTATTTTTCCTGCACAACACTGACGAGGAGTCTCGCGAGGATGGCGCAGGCAGTCAGTCGTCGTCAACGAGTGAGAGTGACGATGTACCGGATGTGGATGAGGATCACAAGGAGCGTGGGATAGTGGCTGAAGTCTTGGACCTTACGCACGACCAACACTGCCCCTTCCGACTGGAATTTGACGACCACGAGTGGAAGGCGCACATCAAGTCCTTGAAGCCACTGG GCCTCGCCATTCTGCTAAACACCTGTTCACCGCTCACCCACGAGCACTACGCACAGTTCTGCGGCCATGTAACCGCAGTGGCCATGCTCGACAAAGATCTGGTGCCTGTGACTAATCGGTATGCGTATGCACTCATTGAGTCGAGTAAAAGCTTTTTGCATGG ACGCTGCCTCTGCGAGCTGGCCAAGCAGATTGGATTCACCGACCATGCCACGGATCGGTTCGCACTGGAGGGTCAGCTGGCTAGctaccggcatttg CAACCAGATGTGGTGCGAAGGGACATTCGCTTCGCCCGGCAGCTGCAGCTGTCAACCAAGGTGAAGGTTCCGTTTCCGCACTCCTTGTCCGTGGTCATGCGCGAGAATCCGGGCGGCTATTTGTCTCTCTTCACACAGGGAACGGCCGATATCATCCTGGACTGCTGCGACGACTTTTGGGACGGCATCGACCTTCGTCCACTGTCCCCCCAGGATCGCAAGCGGGCTTTGGACTTCTACCAGCGCAGTGCTCTGACCTCCTACTGCACGGCTTTCGCCTATCGTCCTCTCAGGCATGGCATCCATGGAGCCCTGAGTGGCCCCCAGCGGAGCGGCGGAGAGTGCCTGTATCTGGAGCTGCCGCCAGAGTCAAAGCTGCGCATGCAGCACGTGGACAAGACCCACTGCGACTTTCAGGGCGGACACCATGTCAAGCTGAGCCACAGCATTAGCACGGATTCATTGTTATTCTCAGAGAGCAAGGACGATGAGTGCAACGATGTGGAGGGCTGCTTCGAGATGCAGTGCCACCAGGTCTTCATCGGCATGGTAACAATGCAGTATCAGGCACAAAACGATATCGTCCGGCTGGTCGAGCACCTGGAACGGGCTTGCATACGGTTTGTGCACTTTAGCAAAGAGAACGAACTGCGCTCGCGTGTCTTCTCTGAGAAAATGGGTCTAGAGTCCGGCTGGAACTGTCACATCTCGCTGCTAAGCGAACCAGAGCCGGATAGCGAGAAGGATCGAGCCACTGCCAAAGCCAAGGAGTTGCCGGAACATATTGGTAAACCCCAAGCCACCACCTCAACCactgccaccaccaccacaactGACCATGAGAACAACCATCATCCCAGTGCCAAAGTCATGTACATATCGCCCCCCGCACCCGCACCTGCCACTGCATCTGTATCCGAATCAGAATCCATACCTGCAGCTAAAACCACTGAAATTGTAGGTGACGGCCCAGAAATAAGTTACCTTTTGGGGCCGCCGAACAACCTGGAGTCTTCGAAAACCCTAAGTTCTTCAGCTCCCGGTGCCATTTCGAATCCGGATGAGTGCAATCCTATGAATGCAGCGCTTGACAGTGAAGATCCCCATTGTCCAGAAGGTGGGAGCAGCAAGGACAGCTCGCACGATAGTTCCCCAAAGAAAACGGTACCCGGAGATTCCGAACTTGACGCGGAACCCGATCCTAGCAAGCACAATCAACGCCATTCGTTGGACTCTGCCATGGATGAAAACTGCCGCTCGTTAAGCACGCTTACCGAAAGCACGGATCAGAGTGCACCCATCAACTTTGACATGTCCAACAGGGCGAAGCTGCCGCGAGGCATCGAAAACATAAGGCCTCATTTGGAACAGGTTGACAACGTGCCTTTGCAGGTCTCTCTTTTCACGGACTGTTCGGCGGAGGCCACGCGCCAAATGCTGGACATCATGCAGTCCTACGGAGAGATTGTTGTCTGTTTGGGAAGCTCGGCCAGCAATGCCAATGCGGACATTTTTCTGCAGGCCGATTGCAGTATAGCCGTGGAGCCATTGTATCCACAGGTGTGTCAGGATGTGGACGCGTACACGGAAGCCAATATCCAGCACAATAAGCTGTTGTGGCAGCGGCAGTCGGGCAAGTCCAAGGGCAATGACGATGAGGAGCTGCTGGAGGGCGGCCTTCAGGGATGCGCCATGCAGTCGCCCGCTCACACCATTTCGCCACTGTATCTAAGCCGGCTGCTCAACTCCCTGCCCTGTTCCATTGCCGTTTGCCGCGACGACCCGCTTTCGCTGGTGGCCATAATTGAGCTGTCACGTCGCTTCTCTCTGGGCCTATGGAACTGCATCCAGTACTGGGCTTGCTGCGCCGGCTCCATCTCCATTCTGAACGTGCTGTGCGCGTGCCTCTCGCTGCCACCACTCCTCACCCCGCTGCTCGACATCTATCTGATGTGCGTGCCGGTGCCGTTAATAGCCATCTCGCTTGCCCACATTGACGTGGATCCCAAGATCATGAATCGGGCGACCAGCAAGAAGCAGACGGACTACGATACGCGCGCCTTTGCCTTTGTCATGTGGTGCTATGGCTGCAAGTTTATCGTTCTTGTCGTGTCTTTG cTTGTCTCCTACTGGATGTTTTTATCTGAGCCTCATTTGAGCGCCACCGCCGAAGCTACAGAAGCACCTGAGTTAGAAAtagacgatgatgatgatcagGACTTTTATCAATTTCTTTACTTTGCTCGAAGCACTGCCTTACTAGGCATAATCCTACATTTTG tttttatttctttcacATTTGTGCATCGCGATTATGCGCTCTGGCAGCGCAATCCATTTACGAACCGAATCTGGGCTGTTACCTGCCTGTTGTTGGTCCTCTTCCACGGCGTAATCTGCGCTGTGCAACTGATTCTGGAGGATTTCTGGGAACAGCTGCCCAACCTGTGGGTGGCCTTGTTGGTCTTGTTTGGCGGCAGTTTGCTGAGTATGCTTGTCAGTGAGCTGGCCAAGTTCCAGGAGAACAA GGTTAACGCGCGCTATCAACGTCGGGCGCGTCTTGACTTTGGCACCAAATTGGGCATGAACTCGCCCTTCTAA